From a region of the Molothrus ater isolate BHLD 08-10-18 breed brown headed cowbird chromosome 15, BPBGC_Mater_1.1, whole genome shotgun sequence genome:
- the EIF4E1B gene encoding eukaryotic translation initiation factor 4E type 1B isoform X1: protein MATGEQRQQERRRQRARQQELLPAEIQGKHPLQNRWALWFFKNDKSKMWQANLRLVTKFSTVEDFWALYTHIQLASKLAAGCDYSLFKDGIEPMWEDSQNKRGGRWLITLAKQQRHTELDRFWLDTVSAAPPEGPAWAAPPAPGLSPSGDCPRLPFSSQQLLCLIGEMFDEYSDEVCGAVINIRTKGDKIAIWTREAENQEGVTHIGRVYKEHLGLSQKVAIGYQAHADTATKSGSLAKTKFVV, encoded by the exons ATGGCTACGGGGGAGCAG AGGCAACAGGAGCGACGCCGCCAGAGGGCTCGGCAGCAAGAGCTGCTCCCGGCAGAGATCCAGGGCAAGCACCCCCTGCAGAACAG ATGGGCGCTCTGGTTTTTCAAGAATGACAAGAGCAAGATGTGGCAGGCAAACCTGCGCCTTGTCACCAAATTCAGCACTGTGGAGGATTTCTGGGC GCTGTACACTCACATCCAGCTCGCCAGCAAGCTCGCAGCTGGCTGTGACTACTCCCTCTTCAAG GATGGCATTGAGCCCATGTGGGAGGACAGCCAGAACAAGCGCGGTGGGCGCTGGCTCATCACCCTGGCCAAGCAGCAGCGGCACACGGAGCTGGACCGCTTCTGGCTGGACACAGTGAGTGCTGCCCCACCCGAGggtcctgcctgggctgctccccctgccccagggctgagccccagtGGGGACTGTCCCAGgctccccttctcctcccaaCAGCTGCTGTGCCTCATTGGGGAGATGTTTGATGAGTACAGTGATGAAGTGTGCGGGGCCGTCATCAACATCCGCACCAAGGGGGACAAGATTGCCATCTGGACCCGGGAAGCAGAGAACCAGGAAGGGGTCACCCACATTGG gcGTGTCTACAAGGAGCACCTGGGCCTGTCACAGAAGGTGGCCATTGGGTACCAGGCTCATGCAGATACAGCCACCAAGAGCGGCTCCCTTGCTAAGACCAAGTTTGTGGTGTGA
- the EIF4E1B gene encoding eukaryotic translation initiation factor 4E type 1B isoform X2, with the protein MATGEQRQQERRRQRARQQELLPAEIQGKHPLQNRWALWFFKNDKSKMWQANLRLVTKFSTVEDFWALYTHIQLASKLAAGCDYSLFKDGIEPMWEDSQNKRGGRWLITLAKQQRHTELDRFWLDTLLCLIGEMFDEYSDEVCGAVINIRTKGDKIAIWTREAENQEGVTHIGRVYKEHLGLSQKVAIGYQAHADTATKSGSLAKTKFVV; encoded by the exons ATGGCTACGGGGGAGCAG AGGCAACAGGAGCGACGCCGCCAGAGGGCTCGGCAGCAAGAGCTGCTCCCGGCAGAGATCCAGGGCAAGCACCCCCTGCAGAACAG ATGGGCGCTCTGGTTTTTCAAGAATGACAAGAGCAAGATGTGGCAGGCAAACCTGCGCCTTGTCACCAAATTCAGCACTGTGGAGGATTTCTGGGC GCTGTACACTCACATCCAGCTCGCCAGCAAGCTCGCAGCTGGCTGTGACTACTCCCTCTTCAAG GATGGCATTGAGCCCATGTGGGAGGACAGCCAGAACAAGCGCGGTGGGCGCTGGCTCATCACCCTGGCCAAGCAGCAGCGGCACACGGAGCTGGACCGCTTCTGGCTGGACACA CTGCTGTGCCTCATTGGGGAGATGTTTGATGAGTACAGTGATGAAGTGTGCGGGGCCGTCATCAACATCCGCACCAAGGGGGACAAGATTGCCATCTGGACCCGGGAAGCAGAGAACCAGGAAGGGGTCACCCACATTGG gcGTGTCTACAAGGAGCACCTGGGCCTGTCACAGAAGGTGGCCATTGGGTACCAGGCTCATGCAGATACAGCCACCAAGAGCGGCTCCCTTGCTAAGACCAAGTTTGTGGTGTGA
- the UNC5A gene encoding netrin receptor UNC5A, with translation MGARPPRRRAPPAAAAAAAAAAPGPLGALLAAALLAAAGAQQSATVANPASGASSDLLPHFQLEPEDVYIVKNKAVSLACRATPATQIYFKCNGEWVHQGDHVTQHSTDRSTGLPVMEVSIEVTRQQVEKIFGLEEYWCQCVAWSSSGTTKSQKAFVRIAYLRKNFEQEPTAREVSIEQGIVLPCRPPEGIPPAEVEWLRNEELVDPELDANVYVTPEHSLVLRQARLADTANYTCVAKNIVARRRSASAAITVYVNGGWSTWTQWSGCSTSCGRGWQKRSRTCTNPTPLNGGAFCEGQNVQKTACTTLCPVDGAWSEWSKWSECGAECTHWRSRECSEPAPRNGGRDCHGPELDTRNCTSELCTHAAPGAEDVALYVGLVAVAVCLVLLLLVGVLVYCRKKGGLDADVADSSILTAGFQPVSIKPSKADNPSLLTIQPDLSTTTMTYQGSLCPRQDGPAKLQLPNGHLLSPLGAGRHTLHHSSPAAEGADFVARLSTQSYFRSLPRGTNNMAYGTFNFLGGRLMIPNTGISLLIPPDAIPRGKIYEVYLTLHKQEEVRLPLAGCQTLLSPIVSCGPPGVLLTRPAILAMGHCVEASAENWSIRLKKQSCEGTWEDVLQLGAEPCTELYYCQLEAQACYVFTEQLGRFALVGESLSMAASKRLKLVLFAPAACPSLEYNIRVYCLSDTQDVLKEVIQLEKQLGGQLIGAPRVLHFKDSYHNLRLSIHDMPSSLWKSKLLASYQEIPFYHIWSGLQPFLHCTFTLERLSTSTCELACKIWVWQVEGDGQSFTINFNIAKDTRFSDWLVPEEVGTPALVGPSAFKIPFLIRQKIISSLDPPGTRGADWRTLAQKLNLDSHLSFFASKASPTAMILNLWEARHFPNGNLSQLAAAVAEVGKQDGALFSEAEC, from the exons ATGGGtgcgcggccgccccgccgccgggccccccccgccgccgccgccgccgctgccgccgccgcgccggggccgctcGGTGCCCTGCTCGCCGCTGCCCTGCTCGCCGCCGCCG GTGCTCAGCAAAGTGCGACCGTGGCCAACCCGGCATCTGGCGCATCCTCGGACCTGCTGCCACACTTCCAGCTGGAGCCAGAGGATGTCTACATTGTGAAGAACAAGGCAGTGAGCCTGGCCTGCcgtgccacccctgccacacAGATCTACTTCAAGTGCAATGGCGAGTGGGTGCACCAAGGTGACCACGTTACGCAGCACAGCACTGACCGCAGCACCG GGCTGCCAGTGATGGAAGTGAGCATCGAGGTCACCCGTCAGCAAGTGGAGAAGATCTTTGGGCTGGAGGAGTACTGGTGCCAGTGCGTGGCCTGGAGCTCCTCTGGCACCACCAAGAGCCAGAAGGCCTTCGTGCGCATCGCTT ATCTGCGCAAGAACTTCGAGCAGGAGCCGACAGCCAGGGAGGTCTCCATTGAGCAGGGCATCGTGCTGCCATGCCGCCCTCCCGAGGGCATCCCCCCTGCCGAG GTGGAGTGGCTGCGCAACGAGGAGCTGGTGGACCCGGAACTGGATGCCAACGTCTATGTGACAccagagcacagcctggtgCTGCGTCAGGCCCGCCTGGCCGACACTGCCAACTACACCTGTGTGGCCAAAAACATCGTGGCCCGCCGCCGCAGCGCCTCTGCTGCCATCACTGTCTACG TGAACGGCGGCTGGTCGACGTGGACGCAGTGGtcaggctgcagcaccagctgtggACGGGGCTGGCAGAAGCGGAGCCGGACGTGCACCAACCCCACACCCCTCAATGGGGGTGCTTTCTGTGAGGGCCAAAATGTGCAGAAAACCGCCTGCACCACCCTCTGCCCAG tggaCGGTGCCTGGTCGGAGTGGAGCAAATGGTCGGAGTGTGGGGCCGAATGCACCCACTGGCGCAGCCGCGAGTGCTCGGAGCCAGCGCCACGCAACGGAGGCCGGGATTGTCATGGCCCCGAGCTGGACACCCGTAACTGCACCTCTGAGCTCTGCACCCACG ctgccCCCGGCGCAGAGGACGTAGCGCTGTATGTGGGGCTGGTGGCCGTGGCCgtgtgcctggtgctgctgctgctggtgggggtGCTGGTGTACTGCCGCAAGAAGGGGGGCCTGGATGCTGATGTGGCTGATTCCTCCATCCTCACCGCTGGCTTCCAGCCCGTCAGCATCAAACCCAGCAAGGCTG acaacCCCAGCCTGCTCACCATCCAGCCAGACCTCAGCACCACCACCATGACCTACCAGGGCTCGCTCTGCCCACGCCAGGACGGCCCTGCCAAGCTCCAGCTGCCCAACGGGCACCTGCTGAGCCCGCTGGGTGCTGGACGGCACACGCTGCACCACAGCTCGCCCGCTGCCGAGGGTGCTGACTTCGTGGCCCGGCTCTCCACACAGAGCTACTTCCGCTCCCTGCCCCGCGGCACCAACAACATGGCCTATGGCACCTTCAACTTCCTGGGGGGGCGGCTCATGATCCCCAACACAG GGATCAGCCTGCTCATCCCACCCGATGCCATCCCACGGGGGAAGATCTATGAGGTCTACCTGACCCTGCACaagcaggaggaggtgag gctgcccctggCTGGCTGCCAGACGCTGCTGAGCCCCATTGTCAGCTGTGGCCCCCCCGGGGTCCTCCTCACCCGCCCCGCCATCCTGGCCATGGGGCACTGCGTGGAAGCCAGTGCTGAGAACTGGAGCATCCGCCTGAAGAAGCAGTCGTGTGAGGGCACGTGGGAG GAcgtgctgcagctgggcgctgAGCCGTGCACAGAGCTGTACTACTGCCAGCTGGAAGCGCAGGCTTGCTACGTGTTCACGGAGCAGCTGGGGCGCTTTGCCCTGGTTGGGGAGTCCCTCAGCATGGCGGCCTCCAAGCGCCTCAAGCTGGTCCTGTTCGCGCCGGCCGCCTGCCCCTCGCTCGAGTACAACATCCGTGTCTACTGCCTCAGTGACACCCAGGACGTCCTCAAG GAGGTGAtccagctggagaagcagctgggagggcagcTGATCGGAGCCCCCCGGGTGCTGCACTTCAAGGACAGCTACCACAACCTGCGCCTCTCCATCCACGATatgcccagctccctctggaaGAGCAAGCTCCTCGCCAGCTACCAG GAGATCCCCTTCTACCACATCTGGAGCgggctgcagcccttcctgcaCTGCACCTTCACGCTGGAGCGCCTGAGCACCAGCACCTGTGAGCTGGCCTGCAAGATCTGGGTCTGGCAGGTGGAGGGAGACGGGCAGAGCTTCACCATCAACTTCAACATCGCCAAG GACACAAGGTTTTCAGACTGGCTGGTCCCCGAAGAGGTGGGCACCCCGGCTTTGGTGGGCCCCAGTGCCTTCAAGATCCCCTTCCTCATCCGCCAAAAGATCATCAGCAGCCTGGACCCGCCGGGCACACGGGGAGCCGACTGGAGGACACTGGCACAAAAGCTCAACCTTGACAG CCATCTCAGCTTCTTCGCCTCGAAggccagccccacagccatgATCCTCAACTTGTGGGAAGCACGGCACTTCCCCAATGGCAAcctctcccagctggctgctgccgTGGCTGAGGTCGGCAAGCAGGACGGTGCCCTCTTCTCGGAGGCTGAGTGCTGA